From Mercenaria mercenaria strain notata chromosome 17, MADL_Memer_1, whole genome shotgun sequence, the proteins below share one genomic window:
- the LOC128549988 gene encoding uncharacterized protein LOC128549988 → MYNKKGKEKDQKILLQGIQLPKPQMTGTGAPEPKIKLVMLPAVNTEKFEFVVRRKYTRTATSIKCPMCSLEWLEPIHKQYMGYRYCARTETVPFNQWRENLKASGAAGKRNLDLFITNLMEAGVVYTVDTRV, encoded by the exons ATGTATAACAAGAAAGGAAAAGAGAAGGACCAAAAGATCTTGCTGCAAGGTATTCAGTTACCAAAGCCTCAAATGACTGGAACTGGAGCTCCTGAACCAAAGATAAAACTTGTAATGTTGCCAGCAGTAAACACAGAAAAGTTTGAGTTC GTGGTTCGGCGGAAATATACAAGGACAGCAACTTCGATCAAGTGCCCTATGTGCAGCCTGGAATGGTTGGAGCCCATACACAAGCAGTACATGGGATATAGGTACTGCGCACGAACAGAAACAGTCCCCTTCAACCAATGGCGCGAAAATTTAAAAGCAAGTGGAGCAGCCGGAAAAAGAAATCTTGATCTTTTTATAACCAATCTAATGGAAGCAGGTGTTGtatataccgtagatacccgtgtataa